A single window of Nicotiana sylvestris chromosome 3, ASM39365v2, whole genome shotgun sequence DNA harbors:
- the LOC104223784 gene encoding uncharacterized protein: MKDGDVVVQLMEEDIEEENQNWNRAVILYVLGNTPSIGTIERFLANQWVNVHKPKVLFHNDGYFIVLLNNSEEREYVMLNGPYTINSRSIIIRPWSENFDFNEEVLKTIPLCVKLPKRPLNYWSKQALSKIVNDLVKPLYANTCTTIAERASYARFLIEMDVTRPLSENIKLYDPRGRVIEQMVQFDWKPQYCQTCYQIGHSCSDQKNQKHEGMIQKSMEIK; encoded by the coding sequence ATGAAAGATGGTGATGTAGTGGTACAATTGATGGAAGAGGACATCGAAGAAGAGAACCAAAACTGGAATCGAGCAGTTATACTCTATGTATTGGGGAATACACCATCAATTGGGACTATTGAGAGATTCTTAGCTAATCAATGGGTTAATGTTCATAAACCTAAGGTTCTCTTCCATAATGATGGGTATTTCATAGTATTGTTAAATAACAGTGAAGAGAGGGAGTATGTGATGCTGAATGGGCCTTATACAATTAATAGCAGGTCAATTATAATTAGACCATGGTCAGAAAACTTTGATTTCAATGAAGAAGTGTTGAAAACCATTCCCCTATGTGTCAAGCTCCCAAAAAGGCCACTCAACTACTGGAGTAAACAAGCCCTAAGTAAAATTGTAAATGATTTGGTAAAACCATTGTATGCTAATACTTGTACCACAATAGCTGAAAGAGCCTCATATGCTAGGTTCCTAATTGAAATGGATGTCACAAGACCATTGTCAGAGAATATTAAATTGTATGATCCTAGAGGCAGGGTGATTGAACAGATGGTTCAATTTGATTGGAAACCACAGTACTGCCAAACATGCTACCAAATAGGCCATTCATGTAGCGATCAAAAGAACCAGAAACATGAAGGAATGATACAGAAAAGTATGGAAATAAAGTAG